The Theobroma cacao cultivar B97-61/B2 chromosome 2, Criollo_cocoa_genome_V2, whole genome shotgun sequence genome includes the window AAAACAATGAACTGCAATTACATAGGTGGATTTCTGTGTTCAAGCAagttctgaaaaaaaaaaaaagattgaaagaGAGCGGGGGAGGGTGTGTGCTCGTTCTTCTAGTCAATCATTCTGCCCCCCTTCTTTCAGTTTTGCTATTTATGAAGTGTATAAGTTAAGGAGTTGTTTATGTGCAGGTATTTATCAGCAGCAATATGTAGATTCAGAGAACCAGAGCGGCGAGCAATTTCAATTGAGGTACATGCAAGTTCATATTGATCCTTTATGGCCGGAAGTTTTAACATCTTGGATTTAAAAGCAATTGCAGTCCTTATCAGAAATTGtttgatcaaattttaagtatttcaattaattcttcttttcttatcTTCTGTCATAAGCTTGTTTACGCTTTGATGGCGACTCTCATATACATgacactttctctcactcaGGTTGGCATGCAAAATTCTGCCTTGGGTGTGGTATTGGCAACATCCCATTTCACCTCTCCAGTGGTAGCATTGCCCCCTGCCATGTCCGCGGTGATTATGAATATAATGGGAAGCAGTTTGGGCTTCTTTTGGAGACATATTAATCCTTCTGATCCAGGGACTAGTCAGGAACTTGATGAAAAGTGAAGACGAACCCCACTTATTCTCTTTTTGTGTATCACCTGGGGAAGCTTCATTCATTGGAGTTTAGCCACTTGATCTGGTAAGCATTTTAATATCGCAAAAACAGTCTTTTGATACATCTTACTCAAAACTCTGTACCTCTTTTGTTGGATAAGATGATGAAATCCCGTTGAAtttttaagatagatatcTATATTTAAGTTTGCAGAATACTCCATATGAGATTTCTTTTATCACCATTTCAAGGTCTCAACATCTGATCGAATTAGATGAAACACCCATAATGAAAATGATCAAGAACTTGTTGAAAAGTGAGGATGAACACTCTTTTTGTTGGACAAGTTGATGATATCAAGGGGAGAGCTTTAGTCTGTTTTTTCGGTTTTCCTTTTATGATCGAACCAGCCGAACCAACTGAATGTTCTCTCCAATAATATCCCAACATCTGATTGAATTAGACAAAGCATccattatcataaaaaatgaatataagtcactttagaaaagattttatatcCGAGTTAGTTTAGCTATAAAAATTGATGGGGCGTTGCTTTCCCTGGTTGGAGTGAAAAGGATTGGCTTTGACAGGATACTACAAGACACAACACTAGGTAACAATGGCAAAACCAAAATGAGTAATAACTCCAAGAAGACAGAGCATGAAACATGTTTTAATTAAGATTTTTCCCTTTCGAAAAGGATTCAGTTGAGTAATGTTTGTGTTGTCTTTTTAGTATTTAAACCCAGAAAACATGCCTTGCAATTCCCAACATAAACTCCTTTGGTTGCAAATTTGTCTTATGGGTATGATTGTTTCTTGTTAATTATCATTACAAGTTTACAACGTAGAcaaatttatgaattaaataaCTTGGGAGACTCGGTCTCTGGACATGAAAAACACATGATCATCATCCACCTTCCAACATTCTCTCCAATAATTACCTTCTAATTTATAGCAAAATCACATTGAACTTGTTTATAAGTGGTTAATGatggttataattatcataattcagattttattttaattaaattatatatgacACAACGCGATAAATTTACATAAACATATTAATACattgaagaaaatattataaacAAATTATACTATATAAATTGATATAGTAACACGTTAATTAAATGAGTTTAATTTAATGGGTTTAACTTGTTtaagatataaaattttatttaaatatatcgatacgtttaagatataaaataagataattttaaatttaaactcGTATAATTTTGTGTGGTCATTAAGATGTGTCCAGCAATTTGACGAGGTCTACTTGTAAAGCAAGTATAAAGAATGGATTTTAGTATGGTGGCAGATGATGAAACTATTTTGTCGGCCAAATGATTGCAGCCTACACAGCTGCATGAAATAGCATGGACTCACTTGCATCTAcataaaaagttaaattcaTTTAGAACCCATCGAAAGCCtgctcccatcatcatcatcatccccAATTCCTCATGGCGTTATTTCCAATCTTTCTCTTTATATGAACCCAGCTGAATTCCTTCAGTAATATTCCTTGTTAGTAAGTAGTAAGAGAAGAAGTAGACAGCTGACTTCTGTTCAGGTAAACATCATTTTCTACTTAAACCTGTTGTCTTTCATGCAAAGTTTAGTTAAGGTTTATTTGATGTTCCTGGACCCATGAACAGCTCGAAGATGGAAGATATAGCAGCAGCAGATGCTGGATTTGAGCATAAGAAGAAAGGGTGGAAGCAAGCAAATGACATGTCTCAGACGACCATTGATTTGTTCAGGAAATATCTTCTGTCAAAACCTCAGGACCACAACGTTGGTAAGACCAACGAGGAAGAATCAGAAGCCTTGAAAAAGAAGCTTCCACCTCGACCTCTTATCCCTTTATTGCCACCTAAGTTTGCCTCTGACAAATTTTCTCGACTCCCCACTTCTTTTCTGCAACAAGAATCACTCCCAGGAATCAGGTTTGTTCGAAAACTCCTTCATCTATATGCAAATTATACACAAAACCGCAACTGAAAAATGGCTCCCCCCCTGGATTTTGCTGTATAGGTGCGACGAAATACGAACAAGTTCAACTGGTGTGGTGTCCTCGAAAGCACAGCTAACGATTTTCTATGCCGGGGTTATCAACGTGTATGATAATGTTCCAACTGATAAGGtgagaaaacatgtttataatGCTCGCAACCacatgatttttctttttccgaTTATAATTAAGAATCATAATCTTATAATCTAAGTAAATCAAGATATTTTAATCGATTTTTGATTCTCAAACGTTTCCTTAACACACGATTTAATTaagattagatatttatgtTCTTATGCTGTTATGTTACAATAACTTGTTGTTATATACAAAACTTTTTctataataatattatgatCTGTAACCAATTTCATGAGATGTTTGAATATACTAACCTGGATTGCTTCTGTTGTATGTTGGGAATTTCTTTTGGCATAGAAGGTTTAAGCATGTGATATAAATGATAGATATATGTATAATTGTTTGTAGGCCCAAGCCATCATGCTTCTGGCTGGAGAGAGCTCCTTGTCGAAGCCTATTGCAAATGAAAAGCCCCAAACCGACGCAAAAACACCACTTCCTCCACCCAACGTGGAATCTTCTTGCAAGCTACAAGCAGGTATAaacacaatttgaaaattgaattaatcaaatttttctaaaaatttacgAAAATTCGAAAATGACTTATCTCTCGACGAATCTCAATCAATGggttatttttcaaatatattttaaaaatagtaataatattttaaaaaatattattaatcgAAAACCGAacaaataattgaataaacaGCTccttattgattatttttatttgaattaattaatgttcACCCTTAACAATTTCTGTACTTGCCATGTAATACTTTAAATTATGTAAACATTTCATTTTGGAATGTTAACCAGCTAGTTTTAATCCCCTATTTTCAGACCTTCCAATTGCAagaaaaatttcactccagcattttcttgcaaaacgCCGTCACAGGTATATATTTTTCCCACAAAATTTTCtgtcaaaaatatatttttcgaaagattttcaataaataaataaattcattaaaaaaaattcggGTTTTGGTTTTTGCAGGATAGGAAACAATTCTCCCTACGCACCAGCTGCCAACAAAGATGAAGAGAAGGTGGACAATAATGAGCTAAAATTAGAGAATAAGAATTCCAAAGACAATAATCACAGCATTTCGCTTTCGCCATTACCTTCAAGATTAGGATACTTTTTACCTGTAGCAGCTAACAGGGGTTGCCAGGCTTAGTACTAAGCGtagttattaatatttatttctaaCATTTTAATGTTAATTATGCACTATTTATGTAAACTTGAAAGTGCTTCTAAAATTGTacacaattttattttttttctctacttgctcaaatttagtttaatttaaatgaaaataatgtaCGCAGTTTCGTATAt containing:
- the LOC18607156 gene encoding protein TIFY 11d yields the protein MEDIAAADAGFEHKKKGWKQANDMSQTTIDLFRKYLLSKPQDHNVGKTNEEESEALKKKLPPRPLIPLLPPKFASDKFSRLPTSFLQQESLPGIRCDEIRTSSTGVVSSKAQLTIFYAGVINVYDNVPTDKAQAIMLLAGESSLSKPIANEKPQTDAKTPLPPPNVESSCKLQADLPIARKISLQHFLAKRRHRIGNNSPYAPAANKDEEKVDNNELKLENKNSKDNNHSISLSPLPSRLGYFLPVAANRGCQA